A genome region from Vanessa cardui chromosome 24, ilVanCard2.1, whole genome shotgun sequence includes the following:
- the LOC124540279 gene encoding NF-kappa-B inhibitor-interacting Ras-like protein isoform X1 translates to MGKTSKVVVCGMKGVGKTAVLEQLIYGNVNLKSSFYPTIEDIYVANIETDRGTKERVCFYDTAGLEPPLTGEFKGPPQSPTMQLTANQVLQRHYLGFAEGFVMVYDTTQPESLDVLMYLKKDIDRNKDKKEVVMLVIGNRTGPDDINSLENTCSKAANWCAREKIRHFEVSAMDRPSLYEPFIFMTTKLNPVQNKTAFPQLSTLSKLTQKNNRSDAM, encoded by the exons atgggTAAAACAAGCAAAGTAGTTGTGTGTGGAATGAAAGGCGTAGGTAAAACTGCAGTTTTAGAGCAGCTTATATAcggaaatgttaatttaaaatcatctttCTACCCGACAATTGAAGACATATACGTCGCTAATATAGAAACTGACCGTGGGACTAAGGAGCGCGTATGTTTCTATGATACCGCGGGCCTGGAGCCTCCTCTTACAGGCGAGTTTAAAG GGCCACCACAATCACCGACGATGCAGTTGACAGCTAATCAAGTGTTGCAGCGACACTACCTTGGATTTGCAGAGGGATTTGTCATGGTCTACGACACTACACAGCCGGAATCGCTCGATGTATTGATGTATTTGAAGAAGGATATTGatagaaataaagataaaaaggaG GTGGTGATGCTAGTTATCGGAAACAGAACGGGTCCGGATGACATCAATAGTCTCGAAAATACCTGCTCGAAAGCGGCTAACTGGTGTGCCAGGGAGAAAATCCGCCATTTCGAGGTATCCGCCATGGACCGCCCGTCCCTATATGAgccttttatatttatgacgACGAAGCTGAACCCTGTACAGAACAAAACAGCCTTTCCTCAACTATCAACCCTTAGTAAGTTAACTCAGAAAAATAATCGCAGTGATGCGATGTAA
- the LOC124540279 gene encoding NF-kappa-B inhibitor-interacting Ras-like protein isoform X2, giving the protein MGKTSKVVVCGMKGVGKTAVLEQLIYGNVNLKSSFYPTIEDIYVANIETDRGTKERVCFYDTAGLEPPLTGPPQSPTMQLTANQVLQRHYLGFAEGFVMVYDTTQPESLDVLMYLKKDIDRNKDKKEVVMLVIGNRTGPDDINSLENTCSKAANWCAREKIRHFEVSAMDRPSLYEPFIFMTTKLNPVQNKTAFPQLSTLSKLTQKNNRSDAM; this is encoded by the exons atgggTAAAACAAGCAAAGTAGTTGTGTGTGGAATGAAAGGCGTAGGTAAAACTGCAGTTTTAGAGCAGCTTATATAcggaaatgttaatttaaaatcatctttCTACCCGACAATTGAAGACATATACGTCGCTAATATAGAAACTGACCGTGGGACTAAGGAGCGCGTATGTTTCTATGATACCGCGGGCCTGGAGCCTCCTCTTACAG GGCCACCACAATCACCGACGATGCAGTTGACAGCTAATCAAGTGTTGCAGCGACACTACCTTGGATTTGCAGAGGGATTTGTCATGGTCTACGACACTACACAGCCGGAATCGCTCGATGTATTGATGTATTTGAAGAAGGATATTGatagaaataaagataaaaaggaG GTGGTGATGCTAGTTATCGGAAACAGAACGGGTCCGGATGACATCAATAGTCTCGAAAATACCTGCTCGAAAGCGGCTAACTGGTGTGCCAGGGAGAAAATCCGCCATTTCGAGGTATCCGCCATGGACCGCCCGTCCCTATATGAgccttttatatttatgacgACGAAGCTGAACCCTGTACAGAACAAAACAGCCTTTCCTCAACTATCAACCCTTAGTAAGTTAACTCAGAAAAATAATCGCAGTGATGCGATGTAA